The Nitrospira sp. sequence ACATGCCGCAGAGCAGAGGTAGCAGGCGACACAGCGCTCTTCTCCGTCTGGATCTCTGGTGAGGACGATCCGCCCCCGCCAGCGTGGGGGCAAATAGGGTCGCTCTTCTGGATACTGAACGGTGACCGGCTGCGTAAAGGTCCGTTTAAAGACGATCCATAACCCCACGACCAGATTACGGGCATATATCCATGTGCTCTTCATACGTACGGCAGCTCTACAAGTTCGATTTCTCTTCGCCCCAGACCCGATCCATCATGACTGCGGCATGGTGAGTTCCTGTTATCCGGCTCTCCACAACACCACTCCTCCGGTCACCAAGAGATTGATCAACGCGAGCGGCATCACAACCTTCCAGCCGAATGTCAGTAGCTGATCAAAGCGGAATCGTGGCCAGGTTGCCCGAATGAGGATGATCAGGACGATGAAGCCGGACATTTTCAAGGCAAACCACACCACCGGCGGCAACCAGGGTCCGTGCCAACCGCCAAAGAAGAGGATCACGGTCATGGCCGAGAGGAGAATGACACTGAGGTATTCGCCGACAAAAAACATCCCGAATTTCATCCCGCTGTACTCCGAGTGGTAGCCGGCGACCAGCTCGGCTTCAGCCTCGGGCATATCGAACGGGGTGCGATGCGCTTCAGCCAATCCCGCCATAAAGAACCCGAGAAACCCGAGAAATTGAGGAATCACGAACCATTGATGCCGTTGTGCGTCGACAATGTCACTCAGGTTGAATGATCCAGCCAAGAGCACCGCGCCCATCAGCGACAACCCCATGAAAACTTCGTAGCTCAATAACTGCGCGATCGCCCGAAGACTGCCGAGAAACGCGAATTTGTTGTTGGAGGCCCAGCCTCCAATAATGACACTGTAGGCGGCGAGGCTCGACATGGCCAGAAAGAACATGACGCCCATATTGAGATCGGCGACGACAAAGCGGGGAGCAATCGGCACTACGGCAAACGACATGAGTGCGGTGATCACCACGATGGCCGGCGTGATCACGAAGACCGCCTTATCGGCGAAAGGCGGAACCCAGTCTTCTTTCGTGAAGATCTTGATCATATCCGCCAGGGATTGCAGGCACCCGCCTGGCCCCAGACGGTTCGGGCCGTATCGTTCTTGCCAGACCCCTAGCAGTCGACGTTCGACCCAGATCAACATCCCAGCCAAGGTCAATCCACCACCAAGCATGACGGCGATGGTGAGCGCGGTGTGGCTCCAATCGATCATGCCACCCTCCGCCTTTGGTCGGTCTGGATCGCCTCAAACAGATCGACCTGAGTCGGCACGCTTACGCTGGGCATCTCAGACCCACTGAAGAGGCCTGCCGTACCCACCGGGGTAGAAGGATCGAGGCGCACAGCAAGCCGGTATGACGTCCCCTGCACCACCAGATCGATCGTACTCTGCTCCTCCAGGCTCAGCCGCCCTCCATCTGATGGATGCAAGGACAGGAACGGGTGGGACATCCGTTCGACGATCGCCGGAGAGCGATTACTGAGTTCGTCGCTCCCAAACACGGCGAACCGTGGAAGGAGCAACCATTGACGGGAGGCCGGCTGAAACGCACGTGGAATGGCAGTAAACCAACTGGGTGCCTTCGTCACGACTGGCTCAAGGAGCCGAACCCCCGGCATTTCCTCACGCAACGGTCCGCCGACTTCATCCTGATAGGTATTCACGGCCTGGATAGAATTCCAGCCGGGAGCCCAGAATTGGGAAATCAGCGGTGAGGGAAGCGGTCCTCTGTACCCCTCCATCGTAAATCCGAGCGGTGAATCTGGGTCGACAGGGGGGGACGGTTCGTGGATGGTCAGATGAGAGATCAGGGAGGTGCGCCCGCTACATCGCTCAGACTGCCTGGGAACTTTTTGACCCACCAGACGAAAACTTGCAGGGGGTGCGACCTCTCCGATTCGTTCCAGCTCAGGGGCAGCCGCCGCCGTTGCGGAAACCGCATCGTCGAGGTTGCGCCAGGTCGCTACTCCGGATCCGGTACCAGTCTCCTGTGAGGTTGCACGAGCAAGGTCGCTCAGCCACCGCCAACTCTCTTTGACATCATCGTCCGGGACAAACACCTGGTAGAACCGCTGGGCTCGCCCTTCTTGATTCACAAGGGTTCCGTCGGATTCCGGGCCTGTAGCGGCCGGAAGCAGCACGTCGGCTCGCGCCGTTGTGCGATGCTCAAGGGAATCGATCACAATGACTGTTTGGGCGGTATCCAAGAAGGCGTCGATCTTCACCTGCTCCGCGCGTCGATACAGGTCATTCTCCAGCACAATCACGGTATCGGCCTTTCCCTGACTGATCGTGTCGAACGCGTCATTCAGGCTTCTGCCACCGAGCAATGCGAGACCCGCACTATTACACTCCGGAAGAACGAAACTGAGCCGAGGCTGTTTTCCTTGTTGGTGCAAGGCCCAAGCAACATTGGCCGCCGCTTCTATCGTCGCCTGAGAGCCGCTTCCCGTACCGGTAATGATCAGCGGACGTTGGGCATGAGTGAGCGCCTCGGCAATGCGCTGAGCGAGGTTGCGGACGTCGTCGGTGAGATCCGAAACGATCGGCGCATCGGGTCCGATTTTTTCAGCCACCGCGAACCCCAGTCGTGCGACGTCCTCTGGCGCGGCGAAATAGCTGTCTGTTGCGTGCTCATGCAACCAAGTCCGCCGATGCCCGGCCATGAAGAGAGGTCCTCGTCGATTCTGCACCGCATTGCGCACTGCGGCCTCATCCCATCGGGGAATCTTCAACTCGTCGACCCGTTCCATTGGCTGTTGTCGGACTGATTGCAGAAGGGCCAGCGCTAATCGAGGCGCATTATTCAAGAGATCTTCGCCCAGGACGAAGACGGCGTCTGATTGTTCTGCATCGTGAATGGACGCGGAAGGCACCGGTCCGGTCCGAAGAATGGAGAGAATGCCGGACAGAAGCCGGTGTTCCTGTTCGTCAACGCCAAGAAAAAACTGTTGTGGTCCGACCAATGAGCGGAGCGCCGCATTTGCCTCGATTGAGGCACGGGGCGAACCAATGCCGACGATCCCACGGGCACGCTGTAAACGCTCTCCAATAATGTCGAGAACCTGAGACACTCCCTCCGGCTGCGCCGGCTTGGCCCGATCGAGTGCCGGCCGCATGAGGGCTCGCTTGATCCGCTTGTCGCTATTGACATACTCATATCCAAACCGCCCGCGATCGCACAAAAAGTACCCATTCACCTGGCTGTTAAACCGATTGGTGATCCGACGCAGCAGGCCAGATCGCTCGCCAGCGGTCGTATTGCAGCCAAGGCTGCAGTGTGGACAAATCGATTGGGCTGATTGCAAATCCCACTTCCGCGCATAGTGATGGAAGAAGGTTTTGTCGGTGAAGACTCCGGTTGGACAAACCTCCACAAGATTACCGCTGAATTCATTCTCTAAGGTGCCATCCTGTTCCCGACCAAAGTAGAGGGCGTCATGCGCCCCGAATACATTGAGATCTCGTCCACCGGCATAGTCTCGGTAATATCGTACGCAGCGGAAGCATTGGATACACCGATTCATTTCATGGCGAATGAATGGGCCGAGGGCCTGATTGCGATGTGTCCGTTTTGGGAAGCTGTACCGACGGTAGACATGTCCGGTCATGACCGTCATATCTTGCAAATGACACTCCCCTCCTTCGTCACACACAGGACAATCGTGCGGGTGATTGACCATCAGCCACTCTATGACCGACGCACGAAAGGCTTTGGCCTCTGGATCATCAATTGAGATGCGAGTGCCATTGGCTGCTGGCGTCATGCAAGACATCACCAGCCGACCAGACTGATCACGATCGTCTTTGAACTGTTTGACCGCGCACTGGCGGCACGCTCCAACTGACCCCATCGCCGGATGCCAGCAGAAATAGGGCACGTTCAGCCCATGCCCGAGGCATGCGGCGAGCACATTCTGCCGCTCATCGACCGTATACGACTTGTTATCGACGATAATGGTAGCCATACAATTAAACTAAGACCCTCAATTGCGCTGGCTTGTTACTCCAGGGGCATCGCCCTAAGCTGATGTGCTGTTCAAAGTCGTCGCGAAAGTATTTCAAAGCCGATTGCAGGGGGGCTATCGCACCAGGTGCGAGACCGCAGAATGTATGACCGGGAGCAAGCCACTTCGTATGCATGTCTAGGAGTGCCAGATCGTCGTTCGTCGCGCGCCCTACCTCGAACGACTGGAGGAGTCGAGCGACCCACGGCAACCCTTCCCGACAAGGCGTACACCAGCCACAGGACTCACGGGCAAAGAACTTCTCTAGATTCAGCACAAACCCAACCGGACAGGTGTGGTCATCCAGTACGATCATGGTAGCAGTGCCAAGACGACCGACCTCAGGCGGGATCGACGAAAAATCCAACGGGAGATCGACGTGCTCCTCGGTCATGAACGAAGTGGATATGCCGCCTGGCAATAGGCCCCGAAAGTGAACACCATCGGCCATTCCCCCGGCATATCGTTCCAGAACTTCACGCGCTGTGGTGCCGAGTGGCAATTCCCACGATCCAGGATTGGTGACGCGCCCACTGATGCCATAGATCTTCGTGCCACCGTCCTGAGTACGACTCAAGCTGTGATACCAAGCGGAGCCGTGATTCACGATATGCGGGAGGTTGTAGAGGGTCTCGACGTTCTGCACGATGGTCGGTTTCCCCCATAAGCCGACCGTTTGTGGAAAGGGAGGTTTTGCGCGGGGAACGGCTCGCTTCCCTTCCAGCGCATTGATCAGCGCGGTTTCTTCTCCACAGATATACCGGCCGGCGCTGGAATGGAGATGGAGGTCAAAACGAAACCCCGTCCCAGGGAGGGGCTTGCCAAGATACCCTGCCGCATAGGCTTCCGCAATCGCTTGGGTCAGACGCTGGGCAGATAGATGATATTCCCCGCGCAAGAAAATGTAGCCGATCTCCGCGTCGATGGCATAGCCAGCGAGGATCATCCCTTCGATCAGGCCATGAGGGTCCCCCTCCATCAGCACACGATCCTTAAATGTGCCCGGTTCCATTTCATCACCATTGGCCACGATATACTTTGGTTTCGGCGCATCGGGGCCCATCGGGACAAAGCTCCACTTTGTGCCGGTGAGAAACCCGCCACCGCCCCTGCCGCGCAATCCCGCTTCGGTCACCAGTCGCTGCAGGTCCTTGGGCGCCAGCCCGGTAGCGAGCCGTTGAACGCAGCGATATCCACCATCCTTCACGTATTCGTGTAGCGACCGCGTGGTGCCATCCGCATGAATGCGTTGAGTGAGTGGTCGTTCCATCTTCACAATACTAGATTGAGGTTAAGACCAAGACTTTAGCGAACTCCCTAAACCTCAACTGTAAACTCAGCCTTTGCCTGTCTTATTTGTATTTCTCCACGATCTGTCCGATCTTTTCGGGGGTCACGTCGCCATACACATCCTGATCGATCATCAGAGCCGGTGCCCGTTCACACTGTCCTAAACACGCGATGGGCAAAACGGTCAGACGCCCGTCTGGCGATGTCTGTCCCAGATCCACTTCATAGAGTGTTTTGATCTGCTCCTGCACTTGCTCGCAACCCTTGATCCAACAACTAATGCTGTCGCATACGAAGGCCACATGCCGACCGACGGGTTTCCGAAACACGAGGTTGTAGAATGTCGCGATGCTATCCAGATCCTCAGCCGTGATCTCGAGAAATTGCGCAATCTCGAGAAGCGTGTCATCCGAGATCCAGCCGCGCCGTCGCTGGATGGTCAGCAGGGCATCGATGGCAGCTCCCCGTTTATCAGGGTAATGCGTGACAGCGTCTTCAAGTTCTCGTCGTTCAGCGTCTGACAGCATATGGCTGAATCCTGCGTGCTGAGTTATGAGGTTTGGCGCCCGTCGGCTTCATGCTCAGCACTCAGCACTGTGCTTCAGCGATCCACATCGGATAACACATAGTCCACGCTTCCAAGGACGGCCAAGAGATCTGATAACAATTCTCCACGCGCCATCAGTGGCACCATCTGAATGTGGGCGAACGAGGGGGTGCGAATTCTCGTCCTGTACGAGAGCTGCGACCCATCACTCGTCAAGTAATAACTGGTCTGGCCTTTTGACGATTCTGTGGGAACTTCTGCTTCACCGGGGGGAAGCACCGGCCCCCAACTCACCCCGACAAAATGATGGATCAGCGTTTCGATGTCCCGCATTGTGTGTGTCTTCAACGGTGGCGTCGCAAGTGGATCGAGTGATGTATAGGCACCGGACGGCATGGCGTTGAGACACTGACGAACGATCGCCAGCGACTGGCGCAACTCCAAGACATGCACCACTGCTCGGTCGTAACAATCACCATTTGAAGCGGTTGGAACTTCAAAGTCGAACTGGTCATAGCCGGAGTACGGGCGGGCTTTGCGCAAATCCCACGGCAAGCCGCAGGCTCGCAACATGGGGCCGGTGGCACCCCACGCGATGGCGTCATCGAGGGACACGGCGCCGATCCCGACGGTCCGTTGCTTGAGAATCGGATTGTCCATCACGAGGCGCTCATAGTCATCGAGCCGGCTTGGAAACCACTCGACGAACTGTTTGACCAGTGTGTCCCATCCGATGGGAAGATCCCGTGCTACCCCACCGATCCGGAGCCAATTCGGATGCATACGGCCACCACAAATGGCTTCGGCGATCGCAAGGATTCGCTCTCGATCGTTGAACATGTAAAAGACCGGTGACAAGGCGCCAATGTCCGCCGCAAAGGTCCCATACCAGACGAGATGACTGGCGATTCGATAGAGTTCGGACATCATGACTCGGATGACTTGCGCCCGTGGTGGCACGGTGACACCCGCCAATCGTTCGACCGAGAGACAATATGGCATTTCGTTCAGCACACCCTGGAGGTAGTCCACACGGTCGGTGTAGGGGATGAAGGAATGCCAGGTTTGCCGTTCAGCGATCTTTTCCTGGGAACGATGGTGAAAACCGATATCCGGGACGATATTGATGATTTCCTCACCCGCGAGTTGCGCCACGAGTCGGAGCACGCCGTGCGTGCCGGTATGTGCCGGGCCGAGGTTGATGAACATATAGTCGAAGTCGGAGTCGTGATCGTGATGGGTTCTGGCTAACCCCCAGTCCTCGGGCTTGAATTGCAACGCCTCCTGGGTCATGACCAGCTTGTCCGGCGGCAGTTGGAACTGCCCGATTTCCGTCGCACGCGAGGGATGATCCTTGCGAAGTGGATACCCTTCCCACCACGAAGGCATGAGGAGGCGGCGCAGAAATGGGTGTCCGTCGAAACGTATCCCAAACATGTCGAAGATTTCTCGTTCATACCAATCGGCGTTTGGCCACAGATCTCTGCTCGACGGCAGAGAGAGCGGCTCACCATCGAGCGCCACCTTGATGCGAAGTGATTGGTTCCGATCAAAGGAAAAGAGGTGGTAGAACACGGTAAAAGTTCCGATTGGCAATCCATCATAATGGCGGCGGAGCCGTTCGTCTGTCGCACTCAGGTCGAACAGCATGGGAAACGGACGAGGGAGTTCAGTCTTGACATAGCGGAGAACTTCACGAAGCCGGTGTTTCTCGACCCAGATCGTCGGTATCTCATCCTTGGTGGCTTGCACGGCAGTCAGATATCCTTCCGAACCGAAGTGCGTCATGAGCTCCGCAACCAGTCCAGTTTGTTCACCGATCGTGGTGTCTCGTAGGGCCGAGGATCGTGGAGTCATGACTTGCCTTTCGAACGGCCGTCCGGCTGCCCTGCAAAGTGAGGGGAGAGGAGATCGGTCCGAGGGAGCACATCGATACCCGGATATTCACGCTGACTCATCCGCTCGGCCCGTTTTGCGTCCCGCATCGAGGGCACAATGGGTCTCTGAACTTCCTGTGGACCAAAGTGCCAGCTCAAGGGTCGGCGCTCTGATCCCACCATGTTCTGGAGGAGCAGCAGACATTCCATAAAAGCATGTGGCGGCGGCGGACATCCCGGCATATACACGTCCACAGGAATGAATTTATCGACGCCTTGCACGACAGAATAGGCGTCAAACATGCCTCCGGAGTTCGAGCAGGACCCCATCGAAATCACCCAACGCGGCTCCAGCATCTGTTCATAGAGCTGCTTGATGACGGGAGCTACCTTCATAAACACCGTGCCCGACACGACCAGCACATCGGCCTGCCGCGGTGAACCGCGTACGACTTCTGCGCCAAACCGAGACACGTCGTAGACACTGGTCAAACTCGTCGCCATCTCGACGAAACAGCACGACAAACCGAAGTTCAACGGCCAGAGTGAATTCTTCCGTCCCCAGGCCAGAAGATCCTGAAGCTTTGCAAAGAGGACCGAGTCACCAACGACAGCGGTCAACGAGCCATCGCCGCCATCGGTAATCCGCACACCCTCCAGTCGTCCGTTACGCCACTCGGTCATCGTAGAACTCCGTTGACTCATTCATGCGTGGCGGCTGCTCATGACGAACCCGCGGACGTTGAGACTGTGCATACCAGTCGAGCGCTCCGGTGAGCCACAAATAGGCAAGGGATGCCAAAAGAATGCTGACGAAGATCGTCACTTCAATAAAGCCAAGCCAACCGGTCTCCGGTACCGCGACGGCCCAGGCATAGAGGTACGCCGCCTCCACATCGAAAATGACGAAGAACATGGCGATCAAATAATATTGCACCGGTGGACGGACTTGAGCGTTGCCAGTCGGCCGAATCCCACATTCATAGGGGATGTCCGTTGCGCTGTCGGAGCGGCGCTCAGTCTTTTTCCAGTGGCGCTCGCCAAGCAAGGGCGGGAGTCCCAGCATGACGGCGATCACCAGGCCGACACATATCCCGTAGACACAAATTTGCCAAATAGCGTCATCGACCATGGCAACAGTTAATGATGTAATTATGTTAACTATAGTCTTCCTAACTTGTGGATATCATGTTGAGTTCGGTTTGGCTCCCAAAAATGAAAATTCGGCAATCGTTGACGGGAACACTACTGCGAACAGTGGGGAGAGAATTAGTGGAGAGACTATTCCTGCGGGTACTCTTCGGTTCTAGGTGCGTAGGCTCGCAGGCTGTTGAGCAAGTTCTCCTGCGTGCACCATTCCATACTTCGCATGCTTGATCCGATTTTTCCGATACTTCAAACAGTTCGCTTTTGGTCTCAACCTACCTGTTGAACCAGCTGTCGTTCCTCTGCCTCTGTCTTCACCTCCCCGTTCAGACGCGCGTCAAGCAACCGGTCGAGAATCTTCTTGAACTGCGGACCCGGCTTAAGTCCCATGGCCTTCAACTCAGTACCGGTCAGCACCGGCTTCACGTGTTGATAGGTGGTGAGGAACGCTGACACCTGCCGCTTGACCGTTTCTCCTTTGCTCTTGGCCATGAGGCTCAAGAGCGTTTCATCACACAGTCCTGACAGAAGATGATAGACGTCCGCCGGCTTTGGCGGCGGTTTTCTTCCAAGCCGGCGAAGTACCGCATGGCTACCCATCCGGGATGTCTTGAGGCACCTGGCTTCCAATTCGGAAAATGGGAAACGCTTGAGAGTCTCCAGAACGGGGCGTTCCGGCAAGACTTCCAGTAGCGCCATGAAATACACCAACCACACGTCCATCTTTCGATCGAGAAACAGCAGCCGATACCAATCAACCGCCTGATCTACGGCATCGAGCAGCGACTCCAAGCGGCTGGACCACACTAACTTAGGATGGATGAACTTGAGCAAGTCGAGATCGGCCAGTCGCTTCAGAGCCTGTTTTGGTTCACGCTCTCCTAACAGCAATTTCAGTTCTTCCAGCAGACGGTGACCAGATAATCGTTGAAACAGATTCATCTTGACGGCGCCGGCGATCAACGCCGCGGTATCCTTGCCTAAATGAAATCCGAACCGGGATTCAAATCGCACAGCCCGAAACACTCGGGTCGGATCTTCGACAAAACTCAGCCCGTGCAAGACTCGGATGACCTTGTCATTCAGATCTCGTTGACCCCCGTAGAAATCCAAGACATCGCCAAAACCTTTTGCGTTCAAGCGGATGGCCAACGCATTCATGGTGAAATCCCGGCGGTACAGATCTTTCTTGATTGAACTTTGTTCAACCGTCGGCAAGGCGGTGGGATACTCATAATATTCTGTTCTGGCGGTTGCCAGATCGAGCTTGAATTCATCCGGCAGGAGAAGGATCGCCGTACCGAATCGCTCATGCACCTTCACACGGGCGTGCATCATTTCACCGAGTTTTCTGGCAAATGAGATTCCATCCCCCTCCACGACGAGATCCAGATCGAGGTTCTCGATCCCCAGCAACAGATCTCTGACGCAGCCGCCGACGACGTACAGCGGCACATTGCAACGATCAGCGAGGCGCCCTGCTTCTTTGAGAAGCGCTACCACGTGCTTCGGCATGCGGTTCTGAAGCAATCCCGTCACGTTACGATGGGCTCTTCCGGTGAGATGCTCTGATGGATTAGGCAGAGCCTGCCTACCGGCAAGCTTGAGAACATCCTCGTGCATCACTCTCAGCAAGTCCGTCCTGGTAATGACCCCCACGATCTTCGTCCCTGCTAGAACAGGGACGAACCGCTGATTCCGTTCGATCATGGCAACTTCAACGTCATGAAACGGCGTGTCTGGCTCTGCCGTATAGGCATCAGTCTGCATGATGTCCTGAACAGGTGCTTTTCCGAGCCGGTGAAACTCGGCTTTTTGAATCAACTCACGGCTCACTATTCCTATGAAGTGATCATTCTCATCGAGAACCGGGAAGACATTGATTCCATATTTCGTCATCCGCTGCCCGGCGGCTGCAATCGTCGTTCTCATTCCAATGCATTTCACCGGCGTCGTCATCACGTCGCGCGCCAACAGCGTAGGCCGATAGCGAGTCGTCAACAATTCGACAAGACGTTCTTTGACTTCTGAGAGCGGTCGTCCTTTGACTGTCGCGGCGGCTGCGACGGCATGGCCGCCGCCCCCAAATTCCCGGGCGATCCATCCCACGTCGATTTCTGGACGGCGGCTTCGTCCGATCACCTGCACCCGGTCTTCCATCATCACGGCGACAATGACAGCATCGACGCCCTGCATTTCGGCAAGCAGGTGTACGACTCCGGCCGCTTCACCCCGGCGGCGATCGATGGCGCTCGTCGCGATCAGGACTTTTCGCCCCTCGAGGTAATGGACGTCGCTGTGTTCCAACAAATCGTTCATGAGTGCGACGGTATCGGGATCCAAAGGACGGCGAAGGGTGTCCAGCACGACGTTTAAGTCTGCGCCCATTTCAAGCAGGAACGCCCCGGCTTCAAGATCTCGGGGAGTCGTGGAGCCAAAGCCAAACGAGCCAGTTTCTTCGTAGAGACCCAGTGCTATCACGGTCGCTTCAAATGGTGACACCGCGACGCGGCGCTGACGTAACTGCTCAACCAGTAACGTCGTCGTGGCACCGACCGGTTGGACGACGGACAAAAGAGAGCGGCCGTTACATATAGATTGGTCTTCAACATGATGATCGAACACCACCACCTCTACCGATGGATTATCAATGCAAGATTTCAGCACACCGATTCGATCAGGATCCTGAGTGTCGACCAATATGAGTCTGGAAATCTGAGAGAAGTCGATCGATTGCAGTTTACTGAGTCCTAGGTCGTGAGCGGCGAGAAACGTGCGAACCGCCTCCTGGGCTCCGGCCGGCAATATCAGCTTGGCGTCCGGAAAGAGTTTGCGGGCGGCAACCATGGAGGCCAGGCCGTCAAAATCCGCATTGCTGTGCGTGGCGATCACATCCATGTCGGCATTCTAGCAGGGTCTTTCTCTACACGAAATGCCGCGTTGAATCATGGCTGGAAGGAGAGAAGACAGAGAAGCACCGTGGCGCCCCACGCTAGCCGCTGCTCAGATCTGCACAGCGACATGCCGTTTTTTTTCCACCTCAGAGAGACCATCCGCTGCTTCATCCGGGAGGATTCGTAAGCCACGGAACTACCCGGTCTTTTTGTGCGCATGACGTCCGGCACATGCTTTGCTCCATAAAGCCCTCCAGTCCGAATGATTCTTTATACTGGAGGCGCCCAATGACAGAACATCGTAGGAGTACCATGATGGTCATCTTGGGAGGGCTGGCCGCTATTGCATTGGTCACACCATCTCCCTCCACAGCGAGTTCAAAGAATGAGAAGAAATCCCCTCCTCATTCCGTCTCCTCGGCAGCAGAAACCTCTGTGTCTTCCGGCGCAAGCCATTCGGACCTCAGGCCAGGTCCGGCATGGAAAACAATTGGAGGCACTGTTAAAAATATTGCCGGGGACGTCTATACAGTCGAGGACTATGAGGGGAACCGGGTTCAGCTCTATGTGAGCCATGAAACCAAGCAATTGCGAGGTCACAAGAAAGTTGGTGATCCGGTTCGCGCCGAAATCACCCAGAGCGGATTCGCTAACTCCATTCAATGATCACCATCAGCACCCCTTAGATTACCCTAGAGGGTCGGTTTGAGCTGGAAACTCAGGCCGACCCTTTATGCCGTTCGCTCTCGAGCCATCACCAGTCTCAACGCCGATGGATCAGAAAGGAGTTGTCAGACCTGCGTCAATTCCCGTAGTCTGCCTCTCAGGAGGCCACCATGGATGAACCGAGCAGGCTAACGAAGACCAAAGAGCAATGGGCCAGGGCTCGGCGAGGCGGAGAAGAACGTGAAGTGTTCTATGAAGGAGACGACCGTCTCCCCCCCGGCCAACACCTCGTCGAGAACTTCCCCGTGTTGGATCTTGGGTTCAAGCCCGAGATCCTGTTGAATGAATGGAAGCTCAGCATTGGTGGATTTGTCACCACACCTGTCACATGGACATGGGAGCAATTTTCGGCCCAGCCTCCATTCAACGACCGATCGGACTTTCACTGTGTCACGTCATGGAGCCGGTACGACAACGATTGGGAAGGGGTCAGTTTCAAACACCTCATATCTGTCGTGAAACCGTTGTCGCTGGCGCGGTTTGTTCTCTTCAGGTCATACGACGACTACACGACGAATTTACCGCTCGATGTCTGTGACGACGCCGATGTGCTGTTGGCCCACAGCTGGAACGGAAAACCTCTCTCTCGAGACCATGGCGGGCCCGTACGTGTGATCGTCCCAAAACGCTATGCCTGGAAGGGAGCGAAGTGGGTGAAGGAGATTACGTTTTCAGATCGGGATGAAAAGGGGTTTTGGGAAGTGCGTGGGTATTCCAACACCGCATTGCCGTGGCAAAACGATCGCTATGGGTAGCGATCATCTCTTGATCCAGCCGCCCGGTCCTTCAACAAAGTTTCCCGGTCTGGTGTTCTGTATGGCTTTCTCTCCTGCCAGCGATTCAACTGATTGGACGTTGGTCCGGTTTCGTTTTGCGATATCCTCATAGGCCCGCCGACGTTTCTGATTCACGTCCTCAAGCAACGCCCGGGCTTCCGCATCGGGAGGGATGACCGCCCCCAA is a genomic window containing:
- the nuoH gene encoding NADH-quinone oxidoreductase subunit NuoH yields the protein MDWSHTALTIAVMLGGGLTLAGMLIWVERRLLGVWQERYGPNRLGPGGCLQSLADMIKIFTKEDWVPPFADKAVFVITPAIVVITALMSFAVVPIAPRFVVADLNMGVMFFLAMSSLAAYSVIIGGWASNNKFAFLGSLRAIAQLLSYEVFMGLSLMGAVLLAGSFNLSDIVDAQRHQWFVIPQFLGFLGFFMAGLAEAHRTPFDMPEAEAELVAGYHSEYSGMKFGMFFVGEYLSVILLSAMTVILFFGGWHGPWLPPVVWFALKMSGFIVLIILIRATWPRFRFDQLLTFGWKVVMPLALINLLVTGGVVLWRAG
- the nuoG gene encoding NADH-quinone oxidoreductase subunit NuoG, whose protein sequence is MATIIVDNKSYTVDERQNVLAACLGHGLNVPYFCWHPAMGSVGACRQCAVKQFKDDRDQSGRLVMSCMTPAANGTRISIDDPEAKAFRASVIEWLMVNHPHDCPVCDEGGECHLQDMTVMTGHVYRRYSFPKRTHRNQALGPFIRHEMNRCIQCFRCVRYYRDYAGGRDLNVFGAHDALYFGREQDGTLENEFSGNLVEVCPTGVFTDKTFFHHYARKWDLQSAQSICPHCSLGCNTTAGERSGLLRRITNRFNSQVNGYFLCDRGRFGYEYVNSDKRIKRALMRPALDRAKPAQPEGVSQVLDIIGERLQRARGIVGIGSPRASIEANAALRSLVGPQQFFLGVDEQEHRLLSGILSILRTGPVPSASIHDAEQSDAVFVLGEDLLNNAPRLALALLQSVRQQPMERVDELKIPRWDEAAVRNAVQNRRGPLFMAGHRRTWLHEHATDSYFAAPEDVARLGFAVAEKIGPDAPIVSDLTDDVRNLAQRIAEALTHAQRPLIITGTGSGSQATIEAAANVAWALHQQGKQPRLSFVLPECNSAGLALLGGRSLNDAFDTISQGKADTVIVLENDLYRRAEQVKIDAFLDTAQTVIVIDSLEHRTTARADVLLPAATGPESDGTLVNQEGRAQRFYQVFVPDDDVKESWRWLSDLARATSQETGTGSGVATWRNLDDAVSATAAAAPELERIGEVAPPASFRLVGQKVPRQSERCSGRTSLISHLTIHEPSPPVDPDSPLGFTMEGYRGPLPSPLISQFWAPGWNSIQAVNTYQDEVGGPLREEMPGVRLLEPVVTKAPSWFTAIPRAFQPASRQWLLLPRFAVFGSDELSNRSPAIVERMSHPFLSLHPSDGGRLSLEEQSTIDLVVQGTSYRLAVRLDPSTPVGTAGLFSGSEMPSVSVPTQVDLFEAIQTDQRRRVA
- a CDS encoding SLBB domain-containing protein — its product is MERPLTQRIHADGTTRSLHEYVKDGGYRCVQRLATGLAPKDLQRLVTEAGLRGRGGGGFLTGTKWSFVPMGPDAPKPKYIVANGDEMEPGTFKDRVLMEGDPHGLIEGMILAGYAIDAEIGYIFLRGEYHLSAQRLTQAIAEAYAAGYLGKPLPGTGFRFDLHLHSSAGRYICGEETALINALEGKRAVPRAKPPFPQTVGLWGKPTIVQNVETLYNLPHIVNHGSAWYHSLSRTQDGGTKIYGISGRVTNPGSWELPLGTTAREVLERYAGGMADGVHFRGLLPGGISTSFMTEEHVDLPLDFSSIPPEVGRLGTATMIVLDDHTCPVGFVLNLEKFFARESCGWCTPCREGLPWVARLLQSFEVGRATNDDLALLDMHTKWLAPGHTFCGLAPGAIAPLQSALKYFRDDFEQHISLGRCPWSNKPAQLRVLV
- the nuoE gene encoding NADH-quinone oxidoreductase subunit NuoE, giving the protein MLSDAERRELEDAVTHYPDKRGAAIDALLTIQRRRGWISDDTLLEIAQFLEITAEDLDSIATFYNLVFRKPVGRHVAFVCDSISCWIKGCEQVQEQIKTLYEVDLGQTSPDGRLTVLPIACLGQCERAPALMIDQDVYGDVTPEKIGQIVEKYK